Proteins encoded together in one Schistocerca americana isolate TAMUIC-IGC-003095 chromosome 8, iqSchAmer2.1, whole genome shotgun sequence window:
- the LOC124545511 gene encoding cytochrome P450 6k1-like, with translation MSFHASETLRKYPPLPFLNRDCVEPYKIPDSDVVVDKGTAVVISLFGLHYDPEHYPDPERYGPKRFSEEQKAERHPYVYLPFGDGPHICIGMRLGLLQTKVGLANILSKCCVRPTKNTTRHVTYNTRNVLLLPTKEIELQFVERC, from the exons ATGAGCTTCCACGCCAGTG AGACGCTCAGGAAGTATCCTCCACTGCCTTTCCTGAACCGCGACTGCGTGGAGCCCTACAAGATCCCGGACAGCGACGTCGTCGTGGACAAAGGAACGGCAGTCGTCATCAGCCTGTTCGGCCTTCACTATGACCCGGAGCACTACCCTGATCCAGAGCGCTACGGCCCCAAGAGGTTCTCCGAGGAGCAGAAGGCCGAGAGGCACCCCTACGTGTACCTGCCGTTCGGCGACGGGCCTCACATCTGCATAG GTATGAGACTCGGTTTACTGCAGACCAAAGTGGGTCTTGCGAACATCCTGTCCAAGTGTTGCGTGCGACCTACGAAGAACACAACCAGGCATGTCACCTACAACACCAGAAATGTACTGCTGCTGCCCACAAAGGAAATCGAGCTGCAATTTGTGGAACGATGCTAG